In Pseudomonadaceae bacterium SI-3, the sequence CGAACGGTCGCCTCGTGGGCCTCGTTCCAATGCCTGCCGGGCGCGATATGCTTGAAGGCTTCTTCGTTGGCAGCCAGGACCAGCTCATAAATAGCTTTCTGCTCGGGCGAAAAGCGGCCGCTGACCGGAAAGGTGCGGGTAATGTCGCTGGCGTAGCAATCAATTTCACAGCCGGCGTCTATCAGCACCAAGTCGCCATCCTTGAGCAGCGCGTCATTCTCGCGGTAGTGCAAGATGCAAGCGTTCTTTCCGGCCGCGACGATGGAACCGTAGGCCGGCATCTTCGCTCCGCCTTTGCGGAACTCGTAATCCAGCTCGGCTTCGAGATGGTATTCGTAGAGTCCAGCACGACTGGCCTGCATGGCACGGATATGGGCGCGCGCGGAGATCTCCGCAGCGTGCTTCATCACCTTTATTTCGTTCGCCGACTTGTACAGGCGCTGGTCGTGCAGCAGATGGTCAAGGGCGACGAATTCGTTCGGCGGCTGCGCCCCCTGACGGGCCTTGGAGCGGATCGTGTTGATCCACTCCATCAAGCGATGATCGAATTCTTGGTTGCTGCCGATCGCGTAGTAGACGCGTGAACGCCCTTCGATCAAACCGGGAAGGATGTCGTCTATATCGCCGATGGGGAAGGCATCATCAGCGCCGTAGTCCGAAATCGCGCCATCCTGACCCGCGCGCAGACCATCCCATAACTCGCGAGCCGGATCGCGTTCGCGACAGAACAACACATACTCGCCGTGCTCTCGACCCGGGATCAGCGCAATCACTGCCTCGGGCTCGGGAAATCCGGAGAGATATTGAAAGTCACTGTCCTGACGGTAGATGTGTTCGACGTCGCGGTTGCGAATGTACATCGGCGCGGCCGGCAGGATGGCGATGCTGTTAGGTTCCATCTCAGCCATCAGCGCCTTGCGCCGGCGGGCATATTCCGACTTGGGGATACGGGTCATGGACGAGCGGTCCTCAATGCAGGGAAGGCTT encodes:
- a CDS encoding Xaa-Pro aminopeptidase, whose amino-acid sequence is MTRIPKSEYARRRKALMAEMEPNSIAILPAAPMYIRNRDVEHIYRQDSDFQYLSGFPEPEAVIALIPGREHGEYVLFCRERDPARELWDGLRAGQDGAISDYGADDAFPIGDIDDILPGLIEGRSRVYYAIGSNQEFDHRLMEWINTIRSKARQGAQPPNEFVALDHLLHDQRLYKSANEIKVMKHAAEISARAHIRAMQASRAGLYEYHLEAELDYEFRKGGAKMPAYGSIVAAGKNACILHYRENDALLKDGDLVLIDAGCEIDCYASDITRTFPVSGRFSPEQKAIYELVLAANEEAFKHIAPGRHWNEAHEATVRVITAGLVELGLLQGDVDELIAAEAYKPFYMHRAGHWLGMDVHDVGDYKVGGEWRVLEPGMAMTVEPGIYVAADNQDVAKKWRGIGVRIEDDVVVTRNGCEILTGGVPKSVDEIEALMAVSAEVA